From Pseudorasbora parva isolate DD20220531a chromosome 14, ASM2467924v1, whole genome shotgun sequence:
GACCTCTGCATTTTTCAAATTCCAGCAAGATAGCAAATGGGTTTAACATGAACACTTATAATGGTATTAATGCAGCGCAAACGACGAGTGAGCTAAGCGGTTCTTTGcagtgttcacacacacacacactcacgcacgcacATACACTTATagagacacaaacacactcacagacagacacacacacacacaaacactcacacacgcacgcacacacacatacactcacgcacgccacaggcgtaatggtttttatccccctacactgccccaaacctacacacacaaacacacacacacacacacacacacacacacttatagagacacaaacacacacaaacactcccgcacgcacacacacactaacacacgcacgcacgcacaccaCAGGCGTGATGGTttttatccccctacactgccccaaacctacacgcacacacacacacacacacacacacacacacacacacacacacacacacacacacacacacacacacacacaaacactcactcacgcacacacacactcacgcacactcactcacgcacacacacacactcacgcacgcacgccACAGGCGTGATGGTttttatccccctacactgccccaaacctccacacacacacacacacacacacacacacacacacacaaacactcactcacttactcacgcatgcacacacacacacactcacgcacacacacactcacacactcactcacgcacacacacacacactcactcacgcacgcacgcacgcatgcacgccacaggcgtaatggtttttatccccctacactgccccaaacctacacacacacacacacacacacacacacacacacacacactgcagttgATGGAACATGACAGAAAGACACATTTACCATTGTGAGTAAAGGTTCTGCCAAGTAgcttatataaatgtatttatttataaacataTTCAAGACATAGATACAATTTTatagtatatatttatttcatatatacTTGCATATATTTTTACGTAATAAAATCTAAAATTGATATACATATATGTTACTTTGGCAGAAACTAAGATGAGCGTGGATGATGGTCTTCAGGTGACCAGCGTTGATGTCTGAGGCGATCTGAAGCGTGAGCGAGTGTTAATTCGGATTACGATCTGAATCGCCCGTGAACCGGACGGACAGCTGTACTCGCCTCAGTCTAGACTCCTGACATAGGATGTAAATCCAGGGGTCGAATATCTGATTGCAGGTGGCCAGTCGGAGGAAGAACAGAACGCTATAGGGGTCGGCGATTACGGAGGACACAACGGTCTTCAAAATGTACATCTGTCCGGGAGAAACAAGGTTAGATGAGCCTGTTCCAGTTTATCTCACACATGACATCATCTCCATCATGACATCATCATGACATCAGCATCATCATCATGACATCAGCACCATCATCATGACATcagcattatcatcatcatgacatcatcatcatcatgacatcatcatcatcataataaaGCTGACATTGACatcatgacatcatcatcatcatgaaattatcatgacatcatcatcatcatgaaatTATCATGACATCATCATGACATCATTATCATGACATAATCATCATGACATTACCATGACATCatcatgacatcatcatcatcatcatcatcatgacaCATTAATTATCATgacatcatcattatcatcatgacatcatcatcatgacatcatcatcatcatcatcatcatcatgacaCATTCATTatcatgacatcatcatcatcattatcatcatgacatcatcatcatcataatcatgacatcatcatcatcatatatcatcatcatgacatcatcattatcatcatgacatcatcatcatcatcattataatcatgacatcatcagcatcatatcatcatgacatcatcattatcatcatgacatcatcatcatcatcatcattataatcatgacatcatcatcatatcatcatcatgacatcatcatcatgacatcatcatcatgacatcatcatcattatcatgacgtcatcatcatcatgacatcatcatcatcatgacatcgtcatcatcatcattatcatcatgacatcatcatcatgacatcatcatcatcatcatcatcatgacaTCATTATCATGACATCATCctcatgacatcatcatcatgacatcaacatcatcatcatgacatcagcatcatcatcatgacattatcatcatcatgacattatcatcatcatcatcacatcatcatgacatcatcatcatcataataaaGCTGACATTGACATCATGACATCatcatgacatcatcatcatcatcatcatgaaattatcatgacatcatcatcatcatgacatcatcatcatcatgaaattatcatgacatcatcatcatcatcatgacaTCATTATCATGACATAATCATCATGAAATTACCATGACATCatcatgacatcatcatcatatcaTCATCATGACACATTAATTatcatgacatcatcatcatcatcatgacaTCATTATGGCATCATCATTATCATGACATCATTatcatgacatcatcatcatcatgacatcatcatcatcttcatgacatcgtcatcatcatcatcatgacatcattatcatgacatcatcatcatcatgacatcatcatcatcattataatCATGACATCATTATCATCATATCATCATCATgacatcatcattatcatcatgacatcatcatcatcatgacaTCATTATCATgacatcttcatcatcatgacatcctcatcatcatcatgacatcgtcatcatcatcatcatgacaTCATCATGACATCATCATGATCATGACATCATGACATCATGATCATGACACCATCatcatgacatcatcatcatcatgacatcatcatcatcatcatgacaTCGTCATCATCATGACATCATTATCATGACATCATTATCATGACATCatcatgacatcatcatcatcatcatgacaTCGTCATCACCATGACATCATCACCATGACATCATTATCATCACCATGACATCATCACCATGACATCATCACCatgacatcatcatcaccatgacatcatcatcatgacaCCATCATCAtgacaccatcatcatcatgacatcatcatcaccctgacatcatcatcatgacaccatcatcaccatgacatcatcatgacaccataatcataatcatcatcaccatgacatcatcatcattgacatcatcatcatcatcatcatcatgacatcatcacaaaaatacatttgggtccaaaaataacaaaaactacgactttattcagcattgtcttctcttctgggtttgtgttcaatcctcaaataaagattcaaacggttatgagtcagtgaatcgattcatgattcgaatcgcCAATGtgacgtgatttcagcagtttgacacgcgatccgaatcatgaatttgAGCATacgccctcggactaaatctaaaactgtgtgtgaagatgaacggaggtcttacgtgtGTGGAACGACCTTAGGGCGAACTAACcgtttaaaggaacactccactttttttgaaaataggcttattttccaagtcccttagagttcaTCAGTTGAGTTTCACTgttttttgaatccattcagccgatctctgtatctacattcacattttacatttatgcatttagcagacgcttttatccaaatctggcggtagcacttttagcatagcttagcatacatcattgaatcggattagaccgttagcattgcgctaaaaaatgaccaaagattttattttttcaaagatagtatttttccaatttaaaacatcaccgtgtactaagaccatcggaaaattaaaagtttagatttttagaCCGATTATAGATTATTCTCTCATGCCATGGGTGATATTACGCAGAAAATAGTACCTAGCTATATCGGCCTAAAAAAATTGTCtttttcattttccgttggtcttagtacacgatgtaactacagaagagtcaagttttaaataggaaaatatagtgaaagtctttggtcatcatttttgagcgcgatgctaatggtctaatccgattcaatgatgtatgctaagctatgctaaaagtgctaccggcagatacagagatcggctgaatggattcaaaaacggtgaAACTCAACTgattaactctaagggacttggaaaataagcctatttagaaaaaaagtggagtgttcctttaatatcACTTAACTAACCTTCAGGCTAACCTAAGTCTACTAATCCTCTAATGAGAGCTAACTTTGCACACGATTGGCTAACGATGCATGTTTTGTTATTTGAATGTGTTTGTTGGTGAGGACTTCCTGTTCCCCTCAACAGGAAATGGCTTCCCCTCCATTTGTCTTATCAGCAGTTCTCACACAACTTCATGTTCCTCAACTCCCAAAACATGGAGGGTTTCCTGTGCGAAGAACCTCTGAATGCTTTATTTGACAAGCAAAGTAATGCAGTATTTCTGCTCCACATACAGATAAACATACTAAACAATAAGCAGCGTCACGGACAATTAAAATGGATTCGGACAATTGCAAGAAGCAGTTCTCCTAATGTACGTACCAGATGCCACCCATATCTGGATATAAAACGGGCTGGATTCACAGAACAGCATGTCAAGTAAACAGATCATTTGTAGTCAGATAAGAACAGCATTTCTTCTAGGCATCTGTGCAGCTGAAATCAGATCGAAGTTCACAGCAactttttgccttttttagTGACTTCAGACTGTTCCAAATATAGTAAGCCGTCTATGGAGGTGTTTATTTTAAGGCTTTTGTAAAAGCTAGGCATCATAATTACACTCTTTTCTGTAATGCAGAAGCACAGTTATCCCAGATTGCATGAGCTTAAAGGGCAACTCCGGCGAGAAATGCCCCTCGGggtgattaacagatggttagcgagtcgatcgttctctgggatgcgttttcatgagaatcgaatgtaaagagttttatctctaaaacagattagcttatagcgcttgtctatggggtcagtgaaattaaaccgctagttaataccactaacaaggctcaacatagcctcacactaacacggcagcataatgagggtccctacatgcaaaccgaagcattgagagaTTCTTTGTAAGAggacaaacagtttaataagaagatactttataaagacagtgcattacgcgtttacagacgGCGGCCATCTTGGGAAAGTCGAGCGGCGAGCGCTGTGCTAAGAGATGAACTGTGACTTTGagtctcatatggtccgttgtttccggaagaaagcactgaacgtgacagagaaaataaataaataaaaataaaaatgtccatgtgattagatttcacaaacttaactcctatcgaccagctcacttagcacagcgctcgccgctcgactcgtcgagactgtttcccaagatggccgccgtctgtaaacgcgtaatgctctgtctttataaagtatcttcttattaaactgtttgtactcttacaaagttctcaatgcttcggtttgcatgtagggaccctcattatgctgccgtgttagtgtgaggctatgttgagccttgttagcggtattaactagcggtttaatttcacttaccccatagacaagcgctataagctaatctgttttagagataaaactctttacattcgattctcatgaaaacgcatcccagagaacgatcgactcgctaaccatctgttCATCACCCCGAggggcatttctcaccggagaTGTCCTTTAATGAAAAATACATTCAATATGGTGCAAGGCATTTAAAGCCATCAAGGTCCAGTCCCATAAAGTAACCAGACAATTTGTACGGTATTGGTACCGACTACTACACTCTTTCAGGTTTAGCTCTCGGcgactttcatttttaaaaagtagctcTCAAATGAAAAAAGGTTGAAGACCTCTGTTCTAAGGCATCGCTGAGAAAAATAACCCTTTTGCAACctatctttaaagggttagttcgcccaaaaatgaaaattatttcataaattgctccccctcatgtcgttggacacccgtaagaccttcgttcatcttcagaacacaaataaagatattttagtgtaaagctgagaaaggcttcagaaaggcctccattggcattcagtccattcccactcacaagacccataaaggccctaaacacatcgacacacagcccatctcactacagtggctggacaatcattttacaatgcgacgagaatagtcctttctcagctttcaacaaaaatatcttcttttgtgttctgaagatgaatgaaggtctgacgggtgtccaacgatatttttgggtgaactaacctaaccctttaagtagatTTTGGGAACAGCTTGTCAATTTGGACTAAGTATTGAGGAACTCACCAGTAAAGGGCACCAGCAGATGGAGGCGATGGCCATGATCAAGATAAGCTGCACCATCATCTCCACTTCGTAGTCTCGTCTCCGTTGATGGCTGTCCTGTCCACAACACACCCTCAGGAGTGTGATCACACTCACCGTGTTGAGCAGGAACGACACGGCCAGAGATAGCAAGCCGACAAGCGAGAAAATCAAGCTGAAGGTCATATCTAGAGGATTGGAGCTGATGTTGAGGAAGCACCAGGAACCTGGGAACTGGATGTGGTAGCTTCCTAAACCCGACAAAGGCAAAAGGCTAATGCATCCGGCCGTAATCCACACCATGGCCACCACTGAGCACGCTCTGGAGTTGGACATCGTGGAGGAACGTGAGAAGGGTCGGTTGATGCCTATGAAGCGTTCTATGGCCATGGCGGCGCCAAGAAGTAGCGGGCAAAGCCCGTAGAAGATCATGGACATGCCCATGAAGTTGCAAAAGTGGCAGTGAGGGTCAATTTGGCGCCAGTTGAAGTGTGTGATATGGAAGGACACCACAATTGACCCGGTGACCAATAGTCCCATGAAGTCGGTGAAAACCAGGCCGCCGAGGAAGAGCAAGAATGAGGAACGTGAGCGACTCTTGGTGTGCTGGAAGGTCTTGGCCAGGACCACCATGGCGAAGAGATTGGAGCTCAATCCGAGTACGCTGAAGACCGCAGAGAAGTATGCAGAGGCGATGGTGCGGTTGTGGTTGAAAGGAGGGCTTTTTATGGAGAAGCAAAGGGGAGTCGCGTTGCTTGGCGCGACCGTATTCTCGATGGAGAACATCGTTGAATCCATAGTGGTGGTAGATGAGTCCTCTTCTCCAGTTGGGTTTATTTCATCCTGTAAACAAAAAGACAATGAGAAcgcttaaaggggtgatgaattgagaaatcaactttcctttgagcctttgatatataaaaggtcatagtAATATAAAAACATCCTGTAAATTTCAGACCTGAATACGTCCTTGttactcaaagaaaagcttttatagacaccaggcccagaaaacaatcgTTTGCGCATCTAGGCGTCATTGTGTGTCGAAACACCGCCTTTACAGAATAATAAACACGTCTAATTCATtccgagagaatcattctggttagCGCTTTCGAAAaaatccctcatgtgaactgacagcggagctgaagctcattaaaagGCAATTCTTCTCTAATCCTAGCCGTGgtgcgtttacttccaagtctccagtgacacgcccatcaaaacccagcgttcaggagagagcctcaaaaccagagtagaaaatagcctattattgattagtaaatgcatcttgatttaagaatatttagacatttggactggaaacaagaagagcatttttttttgcattgtaaaTTAAGTTCCAGGCAAATATGTCCCCCTCGGAAAGTCCCTGCTCGTgagtttttactttttcaaagttcaggaacttttagGGGTGGGACTTGGATGcagaacatgctgattggttgagttaatgcagcattttatttcaaccaccattttttaaaagtctgttgTGGTGGGTGCAGTAAGACTTCTTTGCTATTCGAGTTAAAAAAATACTCCCAAAGGGCCGATGACGAAGTTCAGGCTTTAAGCTTATGCACGGAGGACAAAATCCAGTGGGAACTGGAAAGTTGCAAGCAGTTCTACGTCAAACAGACTAATTTCCCTAATCTTCACAGTACTTTAGACCACGATTGGAAtgcagacagcaacaggtcttGGGGAAATTGTCCCAGGTAATATCGGTGGAAGCACAGCTTAGAtagaaaatacatttcaatATATAGTCGGAAGGTATTCAAATTGagaagtcttctgaagagacacaatcactttatatgattaGAAGCTAAACCATACTTTTTTGACGTgcaagaacaaacctcattgttTCTTGCACGTCAAGCAATTATGGATTGAGCTGCCAATGCTGAAATCGAGAGCTCTTTCACTGCATTTAAAATCAAATACTTCCCAACTATATAGATTGcgaaaaatgctcttcttacttagtacttttgtcttgtttcttgtcaaaatatctaaaaattcttttagattatttatcttattttaagcaaaaactctcttcattttgagttatttttttccaaaacaagacaattacttttgcttgtctagtaaatacttcttgttttaagaattgttagatgtttggactagaaacaagacaaaaatgctaagtaagaaaagcattttttgcagtgtattcgAAAAAAACAAGAGGCGAAATATCCTACTAATTCAGGCGAGATTTTGAAGTTCACAAAGTAAATTTCACACTAATTGTAGTACCATATACACTACAGTATGCAATTTTATACGCAGTGCCAAGTCTTCTGAAAAGACACATCGCTTTATATAATTGGAAGCTTATCCACACTTGTTTTTAACATgcaagaataaacctcattgcaTTGCGCGTCAAGAAATTATGGTTGAGCTTCCTTTTTCAAATTTGTATGTTCGCTTATCACTGTAAATATGTCAAATTAAATGAGTTCCTTTACGATGTCTTTATAAAAGTTTTGGGTGAACAGACTTTCAATGGAGGGATAGAAATCTcttagatttcattaaaaatatcttcatctgtgtcacaaagatgaatgaaagtcttatgggtttgaaagacatgagggtgagtaaatgatgacagaactttcTTTTCTCAGGGAACTTACCCTTTAGTAAACATTGCTAAACACTTTATTTGCTAGGGTTGTGTACTAATATACACCACATGACGTTCTGGAACATTGTTTTGCCAGCAAACGGGAAAAACTAGTCACATCCCTGCGTTGTTTCCCCAATGTCTTGTGCAATAGTACAGGACACTTGATTCCGAGAAGACCTTTAACTGCAAACAGAGACTAAAACTTGGGCTATGATGGACAAAATGTGTCGCTTTTGACGTCACAACAGGAAATGTCAAATATCTGACGAGTCCAATCtacaaatgtattcatttattttgacgGTTCCTTTCAAATATTTGCGATCATCTAAACTAAACAAGCCCAAGTATAACATTTGCTGAAGTAAAGCAGAAgttttaaaattacttttttttccaattaataatcaataatattaATCACCATAAATAAATAGTACTTTAATTAACCTAAAACATGTTAACTCATACTAACAACATGTTAAGTCATGCTAGCAACACACCAAATCATGTTAGAAATGTGTTAAACCATGCTAGCAATGTGCTTTTAAGTTTCTTTAAACTTTCAGAAAAGTTTGTTCACAAACTTTACCAACGAACCAGATGCACATTTTGGATTTTAACATCTGATTGGACAATATGCTTTTGAAGCTGACAGCAcagtatatacactcacctaaaggattattaggagcaccataCTATGTTTGACAccatactgtgtttgacccctttcgccttcagaactgccttaattctccgtggcgctgattcaacaagctgctgaaagcattctttagaaatgttggcccatattgataggagagcatcttgcagttgatggagatttgtgggatgcacatccagggcacgaagctcccgttccaccacatcccaaagatgctctattgggttgagatctggtgactggcggccattttagttcagtcaactgaTTGGCACGTTCAAGaatccaatttgaaatgattcgagctttgtgacatggtgcattatcctgctggaagtagccatcagaggatgggtacatggtggtcataaagggatggacatggtcagaaacaatgctcaggtaggccgtggcattgaaacgatgcccaattggcactaaggggcctaaagtgtgcaaagaaaacatcccccacaccattacaccaccaccaccagcctgcacagtggtaacaaggcatgatggatccatgttctcattctgtttacgccaaattctgactctaccatctgaatgtctcaacagaaaacgagactcatcagaccaggcaacatttttccagtcttcaactggccaattttggtgagcttg
This genomic window contains:
- the tbxa2r gene encoding thromboxane A2 receptor isoform X1, with amino-acid sequence MFSLDVLLVLDGFLLKIRHFCKLANNVNDTFESHDEINPTGEEDSSTTTMDSTMFSIENTVAPSNATPLCFSIKSPPFNHNRTIASAYFSAVFSVLGLSSNLFAMVVLAKTFQHTKSRSRSSFLLFLGGLVFTDFMGLLVTGSIVVSFHITHFNWRQIDPHCHFCNFMGMSMIFYGLCPLLLGAAMAIERFIGINRPFSRSSTMSNSRACSVVAMVWITAGCISLLPLSGLGSYHIQFPGSWCFLNISSNPLDMTFSLIFSLVGLLSLAVSFLLNTVSVITLLRVCCGQDSHQRRRDYEVEMMVQLILIMAIASICWCPLLVFIAQTVLSGSKPEDRQLLLWLRFATWNQILDPWVYILFRRAVLKRVSPKVDWSRSSIASLYPMISSSFRRLTRASLGGTIDQLENVQPNPDKTRREDTALPVQNILASSGSI
- the tbxa2r gene encoding thromboxane A2 receptor isoform X2; the protein is MFSLDVLLVLDGFLLKIRHFCKLANNVNDTFESHDEINPTGEEDSSTTTMDSTMFSIENTVAPSNATPLCFSIKSPPFNHNRTIASAYFSAVFSVLGLSSNLFAMVVLAKTFQHTKSRSRSSFLLFLGGLVFTDFMGLLVTGSIVVSFHITHFNWRQIDPHCHFCNFMGMSMIFYGLCPLLLGAAMAIERFIGINRPFSRSSTMSNSRACSVVAMVWITAGCISLLPLSGLGSYHIQFPGSWCFLNISSNPLDMTFSLIFSLVGLLSLAVSFLLNTVSVITLLRVCCGQDSHQRRRDYEVEMMVQLILIMAIASICWCPLLMYILKTVVSSVIADPYSVLFFLRLATCNQIFDPWIYILCQESRLRCLLRRPCFRAASPKIASCFSGFVLRRGTRSWIPGSTSSSDVPY
- the tbxa2r gene encoding thromboxane A2 receptor isoform X3, encoding MDSTMFSIENTVAPSNATPLCFSIKSPPFNHNRTIASAYFSAVFSVLGLSSNLFAMVVLAKTFQHTKSRSRSSFLLFLGGLVFTDFMGLLVTGSIVVSFHITHFNWRQIDPHCHFCNFMGMSMIFYGLCPLLLGAAMAIERFIGINRPFSRSSTMSNSRACSVVAMVWITAGCISLLPLSGLGSYHIQFPGSWCFLNISSNPLDMTFSLIFSLVGLLSLAVSFLLNTVSVITLLRVCCGQDSHQRRRDYEVEMMVQLILIMAIASICWCPLLVFIAQTVLSGSKPEDRQLLLWLRFATWNQILDPWVYILFRRAVLKRVSPKVDWSRSSIASLYPMISSSFRRLTRASLGGTIDQLENVQPNPDKTRREDTALPVQNILASSGSI